GACGGTGTTGGCAGCGACGGCTGTTATAGTCATGAGAGCGAACCTGACTTGGCTGCTATGGTGAGTGACTTTCTGGAAAGTAATAGTTCCGGTGCTGAGTCTAGGTATAGCAGTGATAATGATTCCGGTTACTCCGATCTCGCTCTTCTTGCTGATAGGATTTCGGTAAGTATTTTCggtttttgtttttgtgtaGAATTTGGAGGTTTTGGCTGTGAAATTGTTAAGTTTGAATATTTCATCTGGAGTAATTATTGTTGAATTGGAGTAATCCTCATTTCTGTGAATAGATATGTTTATGCTTGTTAGTCTAGGTGCATATGAGAGAAGCTTGAATAGAACAGACAACGGTTTTGTGCAGAGCGATAGATGATGGAACTGGAATTATCCTTGTCTTTGTGTATACAAATATTCATCCTCATCGGATTTTAGTTTTTCAGGTTGTATAGAGGTGTTTGGTGTGGAATTTGTTCTAGTGTTTGGTGCTCTAGGTGTATATGTAGAGAGCTTGAATAACATAGATAACGGTTCTATCCAGGAACAATTAAAGCTTGAAATGGAGTAATCCTTGTTTATTTTTGTTCATGTTTGTGCTCATTGGATTTTTAGTTTTGTATGCTTTGTATGCCATGGAACTGTTGAAGTATTTTTGTGTAGGTGTATGCAAATAGTATAATAGTGGAGGTGTACACAAGTTGACCCAGACACTTCCGATATCTGCAAATAAAGAAACAATAGTATAGTACAAATGACGATTTCTTTAGAGGATTAAAATTTGAGATGGAATAATTAGAGTTTGTTCATTCACCTGTGCTAATACGAGTCACTGTTGACTCCGTGAAACattttgaaaatgatattgATTTCTTTGATAGATAGGAAATAGGAGGTATAAGTGCTTTGAGAGAAATTCTCAATCGATgcataattataaattttgaataacaGCTTTCAAAGCTTGTGGTGAGTTGTTGGAGTAAAAGTTGGAGATAATGAGGAGAAAGCTAATGAAATGAGAATAGGAATCCATGCATAGAGTAGAGAAAAGCCAAACCATCTCAGGAGCTTAGTAGGTTAAAAAACTTGCACTAACTATAAGTACGTAAACAGACAGGGTAATTATGCAGTTACGCGAGagatgtgaaagaaaaatatttcaattgtCCTTCATAGCAGAGGTTAATTTTGATAATAGCGTGTTACAAAAGGGTTGTCAATGTAGAAGCATGATTGTGGTGTTCTTACTCAATTTACCTCCATTTACTTCAACTCAGTTTTGGACTTTTGGTAATTGTTCTAATTAGACAATGTTCTTTGTTTGATAAGAGTTTGAAATTGCACTCTGTTGGTAGATACACAATGTAATTATTCTATGTTAGTACAAGCTTCTGGAAATGCAAAATTGGGCAACCCACTGCCATAAGCAAACTTACTATCCTGCACCAAATTCAGGGGTGAGCAATAAAACTCCCCTTTCTTTTGGGCACATAGACTTACCCTACCGACGCCTTTCTGGGTATACCAGGCATGACTGTCAGTAGCAGGTTCCAGGGAGATTATTTTCCTTTTCGAGTAACTAGGGGATCACAATAACTGGGAATGAATAATCTAGCTGTTGGAATAGATATCTATAGCAACTGATTAATGCAGTAGGACCTTGAGCTATCTTTTCCCTCCTCTTTGCTTACAGGTGAAGCAGACTTCTTTCTTTTATTACCATGTGATGTGTTTTAAGTAGCTTTCTCAATGCTCAAACTTGTCTAGGTACACACTAAGCTTGAACAGCACAGATAAAGATTTAATCTGGAGCAATTAATGTTTGAGTTGGAGCAATCCTCATTTCAGTGAATAGACATGTTTATGCTCGTAGGTCTAGATGCATATGAACAAGTTTGAATAGAACAGATAATAAATTTCGGCAGAGCAGTTAATGTTTGAAATGGAGTTATCCTTGTCTCTATGTATACACAAGTATATCCTTATTGGATTTTAGTTTCGCATGTCGTATAGCTGTGAAACTTATTCTAGTGTTTCAGTGCAAGTGTATACATAGCGAGCTTGAATAGCACAGATAAGGATTTAATCCAAGAACATTTAAAGCTTGAAATGGAGTAATCCTAGTTTTTACATATGCATGTTTGTGCTCATTAAATTTCAGTTTTGCATGGGATTAGCAATGAAATTGTTCAAGTATTTCTGTATAGGTGTAAAAAGTGAGCTTGTGTAATAGTGAAGGCGTATGTAAACTAACCTGGAAAATACCCATATcaacaaatttgaaaaaaataatagtatagCACTTGTGATGTGTTTCTCTAGAGGATTGAAATTTGAAATGGAATAATTAGAGTATTTTCAATTACCTGTGCATAATTCTTGTCAGTCTGATGTATCAATGAAACTTGTCTGAAGATGAGAATGATGCCTTCGATAAATAGCAAATAGGAGTCATAAGTGATTTGAGCCTTCACAGGCTAGGAAGTGATTTGCCTGAATATCATCTTTGAATTACTGTTGCTTCTCGTGAAAGAGAAGATAAGTCGGTGAAACAATTTCTAATTGACCGAGAGTTTGGAGCATGAGACAGCTGAAATTCTAGCTTTCACATGTTGGTCTGTTGCTCCTGGATAAATCTTAAATAGTGCAATTTCACTTTTCAATAAGAGGGAAAAAAATCTTAATACTGGAACTTGATGGCAAATTGTATCATTTTGCAGCTGTACAAGAAGTCAGTGGATCAGTATGAAAGTGACTTAACAATGGTGGTTCATTCCCTTATTCTTTCAATGACTGAATCTTCCTGTATTGGCAAGCCCAAAACTTGCAATGCAAGCTGCATCAGATCTTATCTTGTGAAGCTCCTCCAGTCTTGCGGTTATAATGCAGATATGTGTGCAACCAAGTGGCAGGGTTGTGGAAAAATTCCCGGAGGTATGCTTTCTTCTGAATTCAATTCTTGCCTGTTTGCTATCTTAAGAAGTCTAACTATGAACATTATTTAGCTCAAGTAGGAAAGCCTTTGACTGTACAATGTTATAGTATTTAAATTTGCACTCTCAAGCATCCACCATGTAAATTTGAGAGCTAGAGTTCTGGTTGACATTGTGGTACATTTTATATCTGTTATGTAGGTGAACATGAGTACATTGAGGTGATCTCCCATGGAAAAGATGGATGCTCCGAAAGGTATATCATTGATCTTGACTTCCGGAGCCACTTTGAAATTGCAAGAGCTGTCAAATCCTACAATGTGGTCTCGAGTTGTCTTCCACCAGTTTATGTTGGCACAGTAAAAAAACTTAAGCTATATCTTCAGGCTATGGTAGAAGCAGCTAAATGTTCGCTCAAACAGAATTCGATGCCTCTTCCTCCATGGCGATCCCTTGCCTATCTAGAAGCCAAGTGGGAACTATCCAATCAAAGAGTAGTTCAGGTCCAGAGTAGCATCAGCTCCTCTAATTCCTCTCATCGGCATTGTACTGACATGTTATGGAGGATAAAATCCTGTATTGGATCTGAAATCAAAGCCAAAGGATTCTTAGTACTTAAGAACTGTAGAAAGAGGCAAGGGCTAAAGATTGAATCGAGTCATTCTTCCCCAGTGACTCCATGATCTTGCATCGAACAGAAAACACAATTTTGTGCGACATCAACTTTTTGAAGGTTTTTGTTTATCTCTTCATTTCCACTTCCATTTTCGACATTCAACAAATTACAGAAAGCTTCAAGATGAGGTAAAAATTACTGtggatttagttttttttttcctgtaTCATAACAATACTGACTCGGGAGGATCTTGTTCATGAGACACCGCGATCAAGCTTTTGCGGTCTACAAATAGAGTTGCATCTGGTTTTTGTTTTAGCATCTTGCTACCATGATATAGAATATATCAAATTTTGCCACTGAACTGGGTTTTCCAATTTTATACCTTGGTCTAAAGATcagattatatttgatttatattttatttttttgattcaatTTTGACACTTGGCTAATTGAATATTTCACGGGAGTTGTGGGGAAAAAAGAAGATTTAGTAGGTACTCACATTTGTAAGTgatgttttttattatttttggtctATTTATTAGAGTCTTGTGCAACCTTTTGAGTTGTTACTTTCCTGCTATTCATTATTTATGTTTGGCATCTAGTGTTGCTTAATTTGTTGTGATTTCTGGAATTTGATTAGTCTTTTTTTATCATTTCTCGTtaaactttcttcttcttttcataATGTTCTAATAGCGTTTGTtggagcaaaaaaaaaaaagaa
This Solanum dulcamara chromosome 8, daSolDulc1.2, whole genome shotgun sequence DNA region includes the following protein-coding sequences:
- the LOC129901484 gene encoding uncharacterized protein LOC129901484; protein product: MKSHERRSPVVVDGGGGGGGNWLNRGDGVGSDGCYSHESEPDLAAMVSDFLESNSSGAESRYSSDNDSGYSDLALLADRISLYKKSVDQYESDLTMVVHSLILSMTESSCIGKPKTCNASCIRSYLVKLLQSCGYNADMCATKWQGCGKIPGGEHEYIEVISHGKDGCSERYIIDLDFRSHFEIARAVKSYNVVSSCLPPVYVGTVKKLKLYLQAMVEAAKCSLKQNSMPLPPWRSLAYLEAKWELSNQRVVQVQSSISSSNSSHRHCTDMLWRIKSCIGSEIKAKGFLVLKNCRKRQGLKIESSHSSPVTP